In one Sphingobacterium daejeonense genomic region, the following are encoded:
- a CDS encoding THUMP-like domain-containing protein, with amino-acid sequence MQTKIYFFRKGKYVISKLSPLLDISTALSSLKHVKFVYVISLDNDCKELLFIQERGYLGETKILAIRLFADQLQSFEFTYNEERATLSRFSLPKHYLYDPDVAINKAGAFKSIGKAFGLGKIHQHAHLYSSDTLYPEFPGRIFEIKQVLPYSVLKKNNPFSQANIAIRNFPEKVDVIRKKHKIKDGGKTYLFFTTDVNNQLIVIECNRIF; translated from the coding sequence TTGCAAACCAAGATCTATTTTTTCAGGAAGGGAAAATATGTAATCAGTAAACTTTCTCCCCTGTTGGACATCAGTACGGCATTATCATCATTAAAACACGTAAAATTTGTTTATGTAATTAGCTTAGACAATGACTGCAAGGAATTGTTGTTCATTCAAGAAAGAGGGTATCTCGGAGAAACCAAAATCTTGGCTATTCGACTATTTGCGGACCAGCTGCAAAGTTTTGAATTCACTTATAATGAGGAACGAGCAACGCTGAGCCGTTTCTCCTTGCCGAAACACTATCTCTATGATCCCGATGTAGCGATAAATAAAGCAGGAGCTTTTAAAAGTATTGGTAAGGCATTTGGGTTAGGTAAGATCCATCAGCATGCGCATCTATATTCTTCAGACACTTTGTATCCAGAATTTCCGGGGAGAATTTTTGAAATTAAACAGGTCCTTCCCTACTCTGTTCTTAAAAAGAACAATCCTTTTTCCCAAGCAAACATTGCAATTCGGAATTTTCCTGAAAAAGTCGATGTAATTCGTAAAAAACACAAGATCAAAGACGGTGGCAAAACATATCTTTTCTTTACCACCGATGTGAATAATCAATTGATTGTGATTGAATGCAATAGAATCTTTTAA
- a CDS encoding antibiotic biosynthesis monooxygenase: MFAVKVEYEVQENYISQNKERITAFLMAFNELDQSRFRYSVFQEKDTNKFIHFSEYQDEEIQKELLANPVFLKFQEERDKNLKTQPSIAWLNCLF; the protein is encoded by the coding sequence ATGTTTGCAGTAAAAGTAGAATACGAGGTTCAAGAGAATTATATTTCTCAAAATAAGGAGAGAATAACTGCCTTCTTAATGGCATTTAACGAATTGGATCAGTCAAGATTCAGATATTCCGTATTTCAAGAAAAAGATACCAATAAATTTATTCACTTCTCCGAGTATCAAGATGAGGAGATTCAGAAGGAATTATTAGCCAATCCGGTATTTCTTAAATTTCAAGAAGAAAGGGACAAGAATTTAAAAACCCAACCATCTATAGCTTGGTTAAATTGTTTATTTTAG
- a CDS encoding DinB family protein yields MENSKIYEVLISQYHAALGMLRDVVEKVPSDQWNTNEYHNPNWQLIYHTIWSARLYLGGSHDVYKPFEKAIAGAESLGGDQEWENAEVEVIGQNSKSELLEFISEIEENLERQVKELPLDSPSGFEWYPYTRFELHLNTIRHIQHHTAQIIERLKEKGIKGFPWWIDSNKPGEWV; encoded by the coding sequence ATGGAAAATTCAAAAATCTATGAAGTACTAATTTCTCAATATCATGCAGCCTTAGGTATGCTCAGAGATGTTGTTGAAAAAGTTCCATCTGATCAATGGAATACTAATGAATATCACAATCCAAATTGGCAATTGATTTATCATACGATCTGGAGTGCTAGATTATATTTAGGCGGAAGTCATGACGTTTACAAGCCTTTTGAAAAAGCAATTGCAGGAGCGGAGAGTCTTGGAGGAGATCAAGAATGGGAAAATGCCGAAGTAGAAGTGATAGGTCAAAACAGTAAATCAGAATTATTGGAATTTATCTCGGAAATAGAAGAAAACCTAGAAAGACAAGTTAAAGAACTTCCTTTAGATAGCCCATCGGGATTTGAATGGTATCCATATACTCGATTTGAACTCCATCTAAACACAATAAGACATATTCAACATCATACAGCTCAAATAATCGAACGGTTGAAAGAAAAGGGGATTAAGGGATTTCCTTGGTGGATAGATTCAAATAAGCCAGGAGAATGGGTATAA
- a CDS encoding calcium:proton antiporter, with protein MFFGKSIEGMYSNDFAAIGIFLLVLLTIIVAAFGVVKEADELAHKLGEPYGTLILTLSIVSIEVILIAAMMFGPEENPTIGKDSIFSVMMIIMNLVLGLCILLGGIKHGEQEYNAQGTLTYLSMIIMLGGISMMLPNYITGQGNGEFTAIQASIISGLVIVLYALFLYFQVIGYKHLYVQPAPGNMEILYKDRNKATVMDEPQEGPISMKEVVLKTLLLLAMILPIVLLSHNLAVLVDHGIKAMSLPPLLGGVLIAIIVFTPESMTAVKAAMNNEFQRAINLCHGAFVSTVGLTVPAVLIIGLIANKTVRFGLSSTETILFVITLILSMLSFSGKRTAPIVGIMHLVLFVVFVMLIFNP; from the coding sequence ATGTTTTTTGGTAAAAGTATTGAGGGGATGTACAGCAATGATTTTGCTGCGATTGGCATTTTTTTATTGGTATTGCTGACGATTATCGTTGCGGCATTTGGTGTTGTTAAGGAGGCAGATGAATTGGCGCATAAGTTAGGTGAGCCCTATGGGACCCTGATATTGACGTTATCCATTGTTTCTATTGAGGTTATTTTGATTGCAGCCATGATGTTTGGACCTGAAGAAAACCCAACCATTGGAAAGGATTCAATCTTCTCGGTCATGATGATCATTATGAACTTGGTTTTGGGGTTGTGTATCCTTCTGGGCGGAATAAAGCATGGCGAGCAAGAATATAATGCTCAGGGGACATTGACTTATCTATCTATGATCATTATGTTGGGCGGCATTTCGATGATGTTGCCCAATTACATTACAGGACAGGGAAATGGTGAGTTTACAGCTATCCAAGCGAGTATAATCTCAGGTTTAGTAATTGTGCTGTATGCTTTGTTCTTATATTTTCAAGTCATAGGATATAAACATCTTTATGTTCAGCCGGCTCCAGGGAATATGGAAATCCTCTATAAAGATAGGAATAAGGCGACAGTGATGGATGAGCCTCAAGAAGGACCAATCAGTATGAAGGAAGTAGTTTTAAAGACATTATTGCTTTTAGCTATGATTTTACCGATTGTGTTATTGTCCCATAACTTGGCAGTCCTGGTTGATCATGGCATTAAGGCAATGAGCTTGCCACCATTATTGGGGGGAGTCCTGATTGCGATTATAGTATTTACCCCTGAGTCAATGACTGCAGTGAAGGCAGCAATGAACAATGAATTCCAGCGCGCGATCAATCTCTGTCATGGAGCTTTTGTATCGACGGTTGGATTGACGGTTCCGGCAGTATTGATTATTGGATTAATAGCGAATAAAACAGTTCGATTTGGATTGTCATCGACAGAAACGATCCTTTTCGTAATTACATTGATATTGAGCATGCTATCATTTTCGGGGAAAAGAACCGCTCCGATTGTAGGAATAATGCACTTGGTATTATTCGTAGTGTTTGTCATGCTAATCTTTAATCCCTAA
- a CDS encoding acyl-[acyl-carrier-protein] thioesterase, with product MGIFEKEWTLNFTQCYPNGQLKYSELNNILQITGSDHSESLGFGYKKMIAVDQSWVLSRMLIEIDALPKYTQTIKVRTWLQDFTGTRAIRNFELLLDDQVLITASSLWVVFNIKSRRADIFALSTDHMEFYRDRSATKKPVDKIDGNVEFNLMTEYKVKLSDLDIVYHANNVKYMEWCFDAMDPKTILDGSMKRLEMNFLKELNYGDEVSVQEFNDETYCIQKDGKTHFLMQIKK from the coding sequence ATGGGCATATTCGAAAAGGAATGGACATTGAATTTCACTCAATGTTATCCTAATGGACAGTTGAAATACAGTGAATTAAACAATATCCTTCAGATTACAGGGAGTGATCATTCGGAGTCATTGGGATTTGGCTACAAAAAAATGATAGCTGTTGATCAGTCATGGGTTTTGTCACGGATGTTGATTGAAATTGATGCGTTGCCGAAATATACTCAGACTATTAAGGTCCGCACGTGGCTTCAAGATTTTACAGGAACTCGAGCTATCCGTAACTTTGAGTTATTGTTAGATGATCAGGTTTTAATAACTGCGAGCAGCTTATGGGTAGTCTTCAACATTAAGTCAAGAAGGGCGGATATTTTTGCTCTGAGCACCGATCACATGGAATTTTATAGAGACAGAAGTGCGACTAAAAAACCGGTTGATAAAATTGATGGGAATGTTGAATTCAACCTGATGACGGAATATAAGGTGAAACTTTCAGATTTGGACATTGTATACCATGCAAACAATGTTAAATATATGGAATGGTGCTTTGATGCAATGGATCCTAAAACGATCTTGGATGGTTCGATGAAGAGGTTAGAAATGAATTTCCTAAAAGAACTCAACTACGGGGATGAGGTATCTGTACAGGAATTTAATGATGAAACCTATTGTATACAAAAAGATGGCAAGACCCATTTTTTGATGCAGATAAAGAAATAA
- a CDS encoding gluconate 2-dehydrogenase subunit 3 family protein has product MDGLNKVDDRAQKEFKKGFAELSAEEKLQFVNNYDKEAKEYQSNKKEDDANHFFTMLKQLTLTGFFTSEVGMKQALRYVKIPGKFDGSYPYKKGDKAWAI; this is encoded by the coding sequence TTGGATGGACTGAACAAAGTGGATGACCGCGCACAAAAAGAATTCAAAAAAGGTTTCGCGGAACTCTCAGCAGAAGAAAAACTGCAATTTGTAAATAATTACGACAAAGAAGCTAAAGAATATCAAAGCAATAAAAAAGAAGATGATGCTAATCATTTCTTTACCATGTTGAAACAATTGACTTTGACAGGATTCTTTACTTCCGAAGTAGGAATGAAACAAGCATTGCGCTATGTTAAGATTCCAGGAAAATTCGACGGTAGTTACCCTTACAAAAAAGGAGATAAAGCTTGGGCTATTTAA
- a CDS encoding gluconate 2-dehydrogenase subunit 3 family protein, translating into MNRREALKNVAFIVGGSVIGANLFLQGCTRPASKEVASLFEGDTPDFLGELAEAILPKTSTPGAKEAGVGQFIPVMIRDCYVEKDQKSFLGWTEQSG; encoded by the coding sequence ATGAATAGAAGAGAAGCATTAAAAAACGTTGCATTTATCGTTGGTGGTTCTGTTATCGGAGCTAACTTGTTCTTGCAAGGTTGTACAAGACCAGCTTCAAAGGAAGTTGCATCTTTATTCGAAGGCGATACACCTGATTTCTTGGGTGAATTGGCTGAAGCTATTCTTCCGAAAACATCTACTCCAGGTGCTAAAGAAGCAGGAGTGGGGCAGTTTATTCCTGTAATGATTCGTGACTGTTATGTAGAGAAAGACCAAAAAAGCTTTCTTGGATGGACTGAACAAAGTGGATGA
- a CDS encoding Gfo/Idh/MocA family protein: MSKNNSRREFLKNSAIAAAGISIVPRHVLGGSGFIAPSDKLLVAGIGAGGKGESDIKSFADSGKAEIAFLCDVDDRRAANSRKRFPKAKYYKDYREMLEKEHKNLDAVSVSTPDHNHAIQALAAMQLGKHVYVQKPLAHDVWEARVLTDAAKKYKVVTQMGNQGASNDGPRQAREWYEAGLIGNVHTVYCWTDRPVWPQGIPWPSQAAQIPSELNWDLWLGTAPQKDFVDKLVPFNWRGWWDYGTGALGDMGCHLLELPFSVLGLSYVQDVQASVGSVYVDEFKRGYFPDSCPPSSHATMTFPKATRTTGPVTLHWMDGGIQPTRPEELGPNEVFGDGGNGILLIGDKGKILADTYGENARLLPTSRKENVALKYERVPGAAGGHYAQWVEACIAGYGKKEVSAPFEISGPLTEALLMANLAIRGADLRVDGKYPGRNLKLLWDNQAMKVTNFDIVNQFVKRQYRQGWDVKYTL; encoded by the coding sequence ATGAGTAAGAATAATTCGAGAAGAGAATTCCTCAAGAATTCTGCAATCGCAGCAGCAGGAATCAGTATTGTGCCTAGGCATGTTTTAGGAGGATCTGGTTTCATCGCTCCAAGTGACAAATTATTAGTAGCAGGTATCGGTGCTGGAGGTAAAGGAGAAAGTGATATTAAATCTTTCGCTGATAGTGGTAAAGCTGAAATCGCATTTTTATGTGATGTTGATGATCGCAGAGCCGCAAATTCAAGAAAACGTTTCCCGAAAGCTAAATATTATAAAGATTACCGTGAGATGTTGGAAAAAGAACACAAGAATTTGGATGCTGTTTCTGTTTCAACACCTGACCACAACCATGCTATCCAAGCATTGGCTGCAATGCAATTAGGTAAGCACGTGTATGTTCAAAAACCATTGGCTCACGATGTGTGGGAAGCTAGGGTATTGACTGACGCAGCTAAAAAATATAAAGTAGTAACACAAATGGGTAATCAAGGTGCATCTAACGATGGACCGAGACAAGCTCGTGAGTGGTATGAAGCTGGATTGATTGGCAATGTACATACCGTATACTGTTGGACAGACCGCCCAGTGTGGCCTCAAGGTATTCCTTGGCCATCTCAAGCAGCCCAGATCCCTTCTGAATTAAACTGGGACCTGTGGCTAGGTACTGCTCCGCAAAAAGATTTCGTAGACAAATTAGTTCCGTTCAACTGGAGAGGTTGGTGGGATTATGGTACAGGAGCCCTTGGTGATATGGGATGTCACCTTTTGGAACTTCCTTTCAGTGTATTAGGACTGTCTTATGTTCAAGATGTTCAAGCATCGGTAGGATCAGTATATGTCGATGAGTTCAAACGTGGATATTTCCCTGATAGCTGTCCTCCATCAAGCCATGCTACCATGACTTTCCCTAAAGCAACAAGAACAACTGGACCTGTTACTCTTCACTGGATGGATGGCGGTATCCAACCGACACGTCCTGAAGAATTAGGACCTAACGAAGTATTTGGTGACGGTGGTAATGGTATCCTTTTAATCGGTGACAAAGGTAAAATCCTTGCCGATACGTATGGTGAGAACGCAAGGTTATTGCCAACATCTAGAAAAGAAAATGTAGCACTGAAATATGAACGCGTACCTGGTGCGGCTGGTGGCCACTATGCACAATGGGTAGAAGCTTGTATTGCTGGATATGGCAAAAAAGAAGTCAGCGCACCATTTGAAATCTCTGGTCCATTGACTGAAGCTTTATTAATGGCTAACTTAGCAATCCGTGGCGCTGATTTGCGCGTTGATGGTAAATATCCTGGACGTAACCTGAAGTTATTATGGGATAACCAAGCAATGAAAGTGACTAACTTTGATATCGTTAACCAATTCGTTAAACGTCAATATCGTCAAGGTTGGGATGTTAAATATACACTCTAA
- a CDS encoding GMC oxidoreductase, whose amino-acid sequence MVENNVYDAIVIGSGISGGWAAKELTEKGLKTIMLERGRNVEHVKDYHANKDTWEYPHRGGRTVQMEEDYPVLKRDYPLNEKNLDFWVNEKESPYTETKRFDWFRGYHVGGRSLMWGRQSYRLGDLDFEANIKDGHGVDWPIRYKDIAPWYSYAEKWAGISGNRDGLDVLPDGDFMPAMDFNVVEKDLAERLKKEYGGARHFIMGRTANITKPHTGRINCQYQNQCWLGCNFGAYFSTQSSTLPPAMKTGNLTLRPFSIVSKIIYDKDTKKAKGVEIVDAETNKTYEFYAKVIFVCASAFNSTWVLMNSATDVWEGGLGSSSGELGHNAMDHHFRLGAGGRVEGYEDKYFFGRRPTGLYVPRFVNIPSDNKQRDYVRGFGYQGSGSRGRWSGEIAEMQVGGAWKDALCEPGNWSVGFTAFGEILPYHENKISLNKNVKDKWGLPVLDMDMEIKDNELKMRKDMTEEMKEMLEKIGVKDVNTYDSGYNFGMGIHEMGTARMGRDPKTSVLNGNNQVWDAPNVFVTDGAAMTSAGCVNPSLTYMALTARAVDFAVSELKKGNL is encoded by the coding sequence ATGGTAGAAAATAATGTATATGATGCAATTGTTATCGGATCCGGAATCAGTGGAGGTTGGGCAGCCAAGGAACTTACTGAAAAGGGTTTGAAAACAATCATGTTGGAGCGTGGTCGCAATGTGGAGCACGTAAAAGATTATCATGCCAACAAGGACACTTGGGAATACCCACATAGAGGCGGTAGAACAGTACAGATGGAAGAAGATTATCCTGTTCTAAAACGCGACTATCCATTGAATGAAAAGAACCTTGATTTTTGGGTAAATGAAAAAGAAAGCCCATATACTGAAACTAAGCGTTTCGATTGGTTTAGAGGATATCACGTAGGTGGTCGTTCATTGATGTGGGGACGTCAAAGTTACAGATTGGGTGACCTTGACTTCGAAGCAAATATCAAAGACGGACACGGAGTGGATTGGCCAATCCGTTATAAAGATATTGCACCTTGGTACAGTTATGCTGAGAAATGGGCAGGTATCTCGGGTAACCGTGATGGATTAGATGTCCTTCCGGATGGAGACTTCATGCCAGCTATGGATTTCAATGTTGTTGAAAAAGACCTTGCTGAACGCTTGAAAAAAGAATATGGCGGAGCGCGTCACTTTATCATGGGGCGTACTGCAAATATTACAAAACCTCATACAGGTCGTATCAATTGTCAATATCAAAATCAATGTTGGTTAGGATGTAATTTTGGTGCTTACTTCAGTACACAATCCTCAACATTGCCACCAGCAATGAAAACTGGAAACTTAACATTAAGACCTTTCTCCATTGTTAGTAAAATCATTTACGATAAGGACACTAAAAAAGCAAAAGGTGTTGAAATCGTAGATGCTGAAACAAATAAAACATACGAATTTTATGCTAAAGTAATCTTTGTTTGTGCTTCAGCATTCAACTCAACGTGGGTATTGATGAATTCAGCTACCGATGTTTGGGAAGGTGGATTGGGAAGTAGCAGTGGCGAATTAGGTCACAATGCGATGGACCACCATTTCCGGTTAGGTGCTGGCGGTAGAGTTGAAGGTTACGAAGATAAATACTTCTTTGGTAGACGCCCAACAGGATTATATGTGCCACGTTTTGTGAATATTCCAAGCGACAATAAACAACGTGATTATGTACGTGGTTTTGGATACCAAGGCTCCGGAAGTCGCGGAAGATGGTCTGGTGAGATTGCCGAAATGCAAGTTGGCGGAGCATGGAAAGATGCTCTGTGCGAACCAGGAAATTGGAGCGTAGGCTTTACAGCATTCGGTGAAATACTCCCGTACCACGAAAACAAAATTTCCTTGAATAAAAATGTCAAAGACAAATGGGGATTACCTGTATTGGATATGGACATGGAAATCAAGGACAATGAGTTGAAAATGCGTAAGGACATGACTGAAGAAATGAAAGAAATGCTAGAAAAGATCGGCGTTAAGGATGTGAACACTTATGATAGCGGTTATAATTTCGGTATGGGTATCCACGAAATGGGAACTGCTAGAATGGGTAGAGATCCAAAAACTTCGGTATTGAATGGCAACAACCAAGTATGGGATGCACCAAATGTATTCGTAACAGACGGTGCTGCCATGACTTCAGCAGGATGTGTAAACCCATCATTGACATATATGGCATTGACGGCAAGAGCGGTAGATTTCGCAGTAAGTGAACTTAAAAAAGGTAATTTATAA
- a CDS encoding nucleoside permease → MSSSIKFKLSLMMFLEFFIWGAWFVTLGTFLGNNLKASGLEISNVFSTQSWGAIVAPFIIGMIADRYFNAERILGVLHLVGAFLMYQLYQSDSISSFFPYVLGYMILYMPTLSLVNSVSFRQMKNPEKEFSFIRIWGTIGWIVAGLSISYLFKWDNAQGLQDGLLRNTFMMASIASLVLGLFSFVLPKTPPVKAGKTGEKESISKILGLDAIKLLKDRNFLVFFICSILICIPLAFYYQYANPFLTEIGLANATGKMTVGQISEALCLLLLPVFFTRFGFKNTILLGMLAWVIRYVLFAYGDAGQQTFMLLLGIALHGICYDFFFVSGQIYTDSKAGKDNKSAAQGLITLATYGVGQLIGFWVAGYVSDMYVDIKATDLALFWNKLWIVPAGIAFVVMIIFLLFFKKETIQTQTETN, encoded by the coding sequence ATGTCTTCATCTATTAAATTTAAATTATCTCTCATGATGTTCCTCGAATTCTTTATTTGGGGAGCTTGGTTCGTTACGCTCGGAACATTTTTAGGAAACAACTTAAAGGCTTCTGGATTAGAAATCTCAAATGTTTTCTCTACCCAGTCCTGGGGTGCAATCGTTGCACCATTTATTATCGGAATGATTGCCGATAGATATTTCAATGCTGAAAGAATTCTTGGAGTTCTTCATTTGGTAGGCGCATTTTTGATGTACCAACTATATCAAAGTGATTCTATCTCTAGCTTCTTCCCTTATGTACTTGGTTATATGATTCTTTATATGCCAACATTGTCATTAGTGAATTCTGTATCGTTTAGACAAATGAAAAACCCTGAAAAGGAATTTTCATTCATTCGTATTTGGGGTACGATTGGTTGGATTGTAGCAGGTTTGTCCATCAGTTACCTCTTCAAATGGGACAATGCACAAGGGCTACAAGATGGATTGTTGAGAAATACCTTTATGATGGCTTCAATAGCCTCATTAGTGTTAGGTCTATTTTCTTTTGTTCTGCCAAAAACTCCGCCAGTCAAAGCTGGAAAAACAGGCGAAAAAGAAAGTATATCAAAGATTTTAGGATTGGATGCTATCAAATTATTGAAGGACCGTAATTTCTTGGTCTTCTTTATATGCTCCATCTTAATCTGTATTCCTTTAGCCTTTTACTATCAATATGCAAATCCTTTCCTTACAGAGATCGGATTGGCGAATGCTACTGGTAAGATGACGGTTGGTCAAATTTCAGAAGCTTTATGTTTGTTGTTGTTGCCTGTTTTCTTCACAAGATTCGGATTTAAAAACACCATCTTATTGGGGATGTTGGCATGGGTGATCCGCTATGTATTATTTGCGTATGGTGATGCAGGTCAACAAACTTTCATGCTCCTCTTAGGGATTGCATTACATGGTATTTGTTATGATTTCTTTTTTGTATCAGGCCAGATCTATACAGATTCAAAAGCTGGAAAAGACAATAAAAGTGCTGCTCAAGGATTGATTACCCTAGCTACTTATGGTGTAGGTCAACTAATCGGATTCTGGGTGGCAGGATACGTAAGTGATATGTATGTTGATATTAAAGCTACAGATTTAGCGCTCTTCTGGAACAAACTGTGGATTGTACCGGCAGGAATTGCATTTGTGGTTATGATTATATTTTTGTTGTTCTTTAAAAAAGAAACAATACAAACTCAAACAGAAACTAATTAA
- a CDS encoding hydroxypyruvate isomerase family protein: MKRSDFLKNSSLLVGASLFSNGLSAKDQSSNLMDTNAANQPFKLNYAPHQGMFSASAGKNFLDEIQYMYDLGFRGIEDNGMPGRSEDEQKKIGDLLAKLGMTMGVFVVPKGGNGANSLAAGKQEFVDIFTKGCRESVEIAKRCNAKHVTVVPGDYVRNLPIGVQTANVVEGLRKGAEIFEPHGITMVLEPLSDTPDLFLRFTDQTYEICKAVNSPSCKILYDVYHQQKNEGNLIPLMDMCWSEIGYIQVGDNPGRKEPTTGEINYKNLFKWLYEKGYKGVVGMEHGMSKSGKQGEEALVKAYREVDSF, translated from the coding sequence ATGAAACGTTCAGATTTTTTAAAAAATAGTTCTCTTTTGGTAGGAGCTTCCTTATTTTCCAATGGGCTATCTGCCAAAGACCAATCCTCAAACCTTATGGATACTAATGCTGCTAATCAACCTTTCAAATTAAATTATGCCCCACATCAAGGGATGTTCAGTGCATCTGCTGGAAAGAATTTCCTAGATGAAATTCAATATATGTATGACTTAGGTTTTCGTGGTATTGAAGACAATGGTATGCCAGGCAGATCGGAAGATGAACAGAAAAAAATTGGTGATTTATTGGCAAAATTAGGGATGACGATGGGCGTCTTTGTTGTTCCAAAAGGCGGAAACGGTGCCAACTCATTGGCAGCAGGTAAACAAGAGTTTGTAGATATTTTCACCAAAGGTTGCCGTGAGTCCGTAGAAATCGCAAAACGATGCAATGCGAAACATGTGACCGTAGTGCCAGGAGATTACGTACGTAATCTTCCAATAGGTGTGCAAACCGCAAATGTAGTCGAAGGATTAAGAAAGGGAGCTGAGATTTTTGAACCTCATGGTATAACAATGGTGTTGGAACCCTTGAGCGATACACCAGACTTGTTTCTGAGATTTACTGACCAAACTTATGAAATATGTAAGGCAGTAAACAGTCCTTCTTGTAAGATCCTTTATGATGTATACCACCAACAAAAAAATGAAGGAAATTTAATTCCATTGATGGATATGTGCTGGAGTGAAATTGGATATATTCAAGTAGGGGATAATCCGGGCAGGAAAGAACCAACAACTGGAGAGATTAATTATAAAAACTTATTTAAGTGGTTGTATGAGAAGGGATATAAAGGAGTTGTAGGAATGGAACATGGTATGTCCAAATCCGGAAAACAGGGAGAAGAAGCATTGGTGAAAGCGTACAGAGAGGTGGATTCCTTCTAA
- a CDS encoding FAD:protein FMN transferase gives MVIGCWAFAQQPISTLQKHELFGRAQGTTYTITYFAPTQSISQSSVDSIFNVIDQSMSLYKADSEILKFNDPKTLKLVLDPHMLRVIKESFKMHKESNGLFDITVMPLVSLWGFGPKKIEGIPDSLEVKEALKTVGMDKLKLRGKTLKKKVKGVEIDLNGIAQGYTVDVLHDFLLANKVQDFIVEVGGEIRAHGIKPDGGTFKVLVQRPEKDSQGESYILNLNNKSVTTSGSYEKFRKVKDYRFSHHMDPKTGYPLKSQTISVTVVANSAMEADAYDNIFMAMKPKDAISFANSKNIIDIYLMYLEDGQVKEAQSSGFQKYLLAD, from the coding sequence ATGGTAATTGGTTGCTGGGCTTTTGCGCAGCAACCAATTTCTACTTTACAGAAACACGAACTTTTTGGAAGGGCACAAGGAACAACCTATACCATTACCTATTTTGCCCCGACACAAAGTATCTCACAATCTTCCGTCGATAGCATTTTTAATGTTATCGATCAATCCATGTCGCTATACAAAGCTGATTCAGAAATCTTGAAATTCAATGATCCCAAAACTTTGAAGCTTGTTTTGGACCCGCATATGTTGAGGGTAATCAAGGAATCCTTCAAGATGCACAAAGAATCAAATGGTCTCTTTGATATTACGGTGATGCCATTGGTGTCTCTGTGGGGCTTTGGACCCAAAAAGATCGAAGGTATTCCAGATTCCTTAGAAGTCAAAGAGGCTTTGAAAACTGTAGGAATGGACAAATTAAAACTTAGAGGAAAGACCTTAAAGAAAAAAGTGAAAGGTGTAGAGATTGATCTCAATGGGATTGCTCAGGGATACACCGTAGATGTTCTTCATGATTTTTTGTTAGCCAATAAAGTACAAGATTTTATAGTTGAAGTAGGAGGAGAGATTCGAGCACATGGAATAAAACCTGATGGAGGTACATTTAAGGTTCTGGTTCAACGGCCAGAGAAAGACTCACAAGGAGAAAGTTACATCTTGAATCTAAACAATAAATCCGTCACAACCTCAGGAAGTTATGAGAAGTTTCGTAAAGTAAAAGATTACAGGTTTTCACACCATATGGATCCAAAAACAGGTTATCCATTAAAGTCACAAACTATATCGGTAACAGTAGTAGCGAATTCAGCAATGGAAGCTGATGCCTATGATAATATCTTTATGGCTATGAAACCAAAGGATGCAATTTCATTTGCTAATTCAAAAAATATAATTGATATTTATTTAATGTATCTAGAAGATGGCCAAGTAAAAGAGGCTCAATCTTCAGGTTTTCAGAAGTATTTGCTAGCCGATTAA